One part of the Brevundimonas sp. NIBR11 genome encodes these proteins:
- a CDS encoding carboxylesterase family protein — translation MFFASLALAAQMTLSPVPPVNPQVQVAQGRLVGRQAGDVDSFKGVPFAAPPIWALRWRPPQAPALWTGERDAGQVGAICIQAPSNGDPGVGPGAPSEDCLTLNVWRPAGQGEGLPVMVWIHGGGYNNGSGTPPLYDGANLARRGVVVVTINYRLGRLGFFDHPALAFERDPAEPAGNYGVMDQIAALRWVRDNIGAFGGDPQQITIFGESAGGAAVMQLMVAPAARDLFQAAVVQSGLGRQRSALLAEDRPGRPSAQSLGVAFAKSVGLPNATADDLRALPAERLLSPMPAFYSDNLVVDGQVVPEDVIEAFAAGRQAAVPMMIGTNSAEFWWIRPTDAGAYGRTDDVMTDAEYDALVAAYEGPPGYDAHVVSDLIFNEPARQLARLHARAGNATYLYRFDIVPDSNPEPSGGATHASERPYVFDNLDTVGRPMGERDERAATAMADYWTTFAKRHDPNGADRPVWPEFGAAPDQLLEFTNDGPVAKPVPFPERLDLIERFYDRVRP, via the coding sequence ATGTTTTTCGCAAGTCTCGCCTTGGCCGCCCAGATGACCCTGTCGCCCGTTCCGCCGGTCAATCCCCAGGTTCAGGTGGCGCAGGGGAGGCTGGTGGGACGCCAGGCGGGGGACGTGGACTCCTTCAAGGGCGTCCCGTTCGCCGCCCCGCCGATCTGGGCCCTGCGCTGGCGTCCGCCGCAGGCTCCGGCACTCTGGACGGGCGAGCGGGATGCGGGCCAAGTCGGGGCGATCTGCATCCAGGCGCCGTCCAACGGCGATCCGGGGGTGGGGCCGGGGGCGCCGAGCGAGGACTGTCTGACGCTGAACGTCTGGCGACCGGCAGGGCAGGGCGAGGGCCTGCCCGTCATGGTCTGGATCCATGGCGGTGGCTACAATAACGGCTCGGGCACGCCGCCTCTGTATGACGGGGCAAATCTGGCGCGGCGCGGCGTCGTGGTGGTGACGATCAACTACCGGCTCGGGCGGCTGGGGTTCTTCGATCATCCGGCGCTGGCGTTCGAGCGCGACCCGGCCGAGCCCGCCGGAAACTATGGCGTGATGGACCAGATCGCGGCCCTGCGATGGGTTCGCGACAACATCGGGGCCTTCGGCGGCGATCCGCAGCAGATCACGATCTTTGGTGAGTCGGCGGGCGGGGCGGCGGTCATGCAGTTGATGGTCGCGCCGGCCGCGCGCGACCTGTTCCAGGCCGCGGTGGTCCAGTCCGGACTGGGGCGGCAAAGGTCCGCTCTGCTGGCCGAAGACCGACCGGGGCGGCCCTCGGCCCAGTCGCTCGGCGTGGCCTTCGCCAAGTCCGTGGGCCTGCCCAATGCGACAGCGGACGACCTGAGAGCTCTGCCCGCCGAGCGACTGCTGTCGCCCATGCCGGCCTTCTACAGCGACAATCTGGTGGTCGACGGACAGGTGGTCCCCGAAGACGTGATCGAAGCCTTCGCGGCCGGGCGTCAGGCGGCCGTGCCCATGATGATCGGAACGAACAGCGCCGAGTTCTGGTGGATCCGCCCGACGGACGCCGGGGCCTATGGCCGCACCGACGACGTAATGACGGACGCGGAATACGACGCCCTTGTCGCCGCTTACGAGGGACCGCCGGGGTACGACGCCCATGTCGTCTCCGATCTGATCTTCAACGAACCGGCGCGGCAACTCGCGCGGCTGCATGCCCGGGCAGGGAATGCGACCTACCTGTACCGCTTCGATATTGTGCCGGACTCGAATCCGGAGCCCAGCGGCGGGGCGACCCATGCGTCGGAGCGGCCCTATGTCTTCGACAACCTCGACACCGTCGGGCGGCCGATGGGTGAGCGGGACGAACGGGCGGCGACGGCGATGGCCGACTACTGGACGACCTTCGCGAAGAGGCATGACCCAAACGGCGCCGACCGCCCCGTCTGGCCCGAATTCGGCGCAGCGCCGGACCAGCTGCTGGAGTTCACCAACGACGGACCCGTGGCCAAGCCGGTGCCGTTCCCGGAGCGGCTGGACCTGATCGAGCGGTTCTACGATCGGGTCAGACCCTAG
- a CDS encoding HWE histidine kinase domain-containing protein, whose protein sequence is MRALDQAIDLAAAFEASTNPYMLLTPDLRYAGMNAAYLAVVGKTRDELIGKPLFDIFTGGDTEEGAENARQLRASFDKVLATGARDHLALIHFAIPVTDADGRTTLEDRYWSATHTPLHDADGRIVLILQHTSDITELERLRRERDDSPAISALDMILGGGVMNRARAVQEDNRRLEIERNRLVEMFMSAPGFVAILSGPDHVFQMHNEAYARIIGRSDVVGLSIREALPDLAGQGYYELLDSVFATGEPYEGKGALVTFRPEGSNQEISRNVDFIYQPIRDNGGAVVGIFVQGHDVTDTVRAAQRQRLMIDELNHRVKNTLATVQSIAMQTARSHTDPRSFAESFQARLLSLSHTHDLLTRSHWEGADLRAVLEHETAAHGPSRIVLNGPPLPLGPAAALSLGMIFHELATNAAKYGALSTPDGRVFVDWSIADQTNRTLTMTWREVGGPTVSPPNRKGFGSRLIERNVRHDLAGEAKLSYASDGFIAELSVPLDRDSQQHG, encoded by the coding sequence GTGCGTGCACTTGATCAGGCGATAGATTTGGCGGCCGCCTTCGAGGCGTCGACCAACCCCTATATGCTGCTGACCCCGGACCTGCGCTACGCGGGCATGAACGCCGCCTATCTGGCGGTCGTCGGCAAGACGCGCGATGAGCTGATCGGCAAGCCGCTGTTCGACATCTTCACGGGCGGCGACACGGAAGAAGGCGCCGAGAACGCTCGTCAACTGCGCGCCTCGTTCGACAAGGTGCTCGCGACCGGCGCGCGGGACCACCTCGCTCTCATTCATTTCGCGATCCCCGTGACCGACGCCGATGGACGGACGACGCTCGAAGATCGCTATTGGAGCGCCACCCACACGCCCCTTCATGACGCCGATGGCCGGATCGTCCTGATCCTCCAGCACACGTCCGACATCACGGAACTGGAGCGCTTGCGGCGAGAGCGCGACGACAGTCCGGCTATCAGCGCCCTTGACATGATCCTGGGCGGCGGCGTGATGAACCGTGCTCGGGCCGTTCAGGAGGACAACCGACGTCTCGAGATCGAACGCAATCGCCTGGTCGAGATGTTCATGTCGGCGCCCGGCTTCGTCGCCATTCTGTCCGGCCCGGACCATGTCTTCCAGATGCACAACGAGGCTTACGCGCGGATCATCGGCCGGTCGGACGTGGTTGGACTGTCGATACGCGAGGCGCTGCCGGACCTTGCGGGCCAGGGCTATTACGAACTTCTCGATTCGGTGTTCGCGACGGGCGAACCCTACGAGGGCAAGGGGGCGCTGGTCACCTTCCGTCCCGAGGGTTCCAATCAGGAGATCAGCCGCAACGTCGATTTCATCTACCAGCCCATCCGTGACAACGGGGGCGCGGTGGTCGGGATCTTCGTCCAGGGTCACGACGTCACCGACACGGTTCGCGCCGCCCAGCGTCAGCGCCTGATGATCGACGAACTGAACCACCGGGTGAAGAACACCCTGGCCACGGTCCAGTCGATCGCCATGCAGACCGCCCGGTCGCACACGGACCCCAGGTCCTTCGCCGAGAGCTTCCAGGCCAGACTTCTGAGCCTGTCGCACACCCACGACCTGCTGACCCGCAGCCACTGGGAGGGCGCGGACCTGCGCGCTGTGCTGGAGCATGAAACCGCGGCCCACGGCCCCAGCCGCATCGTGCTCAACGGCCCGCCCCTGCCGCTCGGTCCAGCGGCGGCCCTGTCGCTCGGCATGATCTTCCACGAACTGGCGACCAACGCCGCCAAATACGGCGCTCTATCGACGCCTGACGGTCGTGTGTTCGTCGACTGGAGCATCGCCGACCAAACCAATCGCACTCTGACGATGACATGGCGCGAGGTCGGCGGCCCGACAGTGAGCCCTCCGAACCGCAAGGGGTTCGGCAGTCGTCTGATCGAAAGGAACGTGCGTCACGATCTGGCGGGCGAGGCCAAACTCAGCTACGCAAGCGACGGTTTTATCGCGGAATTGTCAGTTCCGCTTGATAGGGATTCTCAACAGCATGGCTGA
- a CDS encoding LacI family DNA-binding transcriptional regulator: MKAATIRDVAERAQVSVASVSRVLTGAGAVTEPTRLKVLEAVEALAYVPHSGARSLSTSRTDTVGVILPDLFGEFFSELIRGMDVAARANGLHLIVSSSHDDASEAAAAIRSMRGRVDGLIVLSPHLDSAHLAQSLAGRLPVLLMNGGANDEGRPSIVVDNVGGAVAAVEHLLGHGRVRIAHIGGPSGNLEARERQAGYVQAVAAAGRQPQIVAGDFTQASGHVATTALLAEGVRPDAIFAANDMMAVGALLALQEAGVRCPEDIAVVGFDDVPIAALVRPALTTLRIEIAETGRRAMDRLVALIAASNDPQATPDAACETIRPQLVVRQSCGRTHSSTAFNGETQ; this comes from the coding sequence ATGAAGGCGGCGACGATTCGTGACGTGGCCGAACGCGCCCAGGTCTCGGTGGCCTCGGTATCGCGCGTGCTGACAGGCGCGGGGGCGGTGACCGAACCGACCCGGTTGAAGGTGCTGGAGGCGGTCGAGGCCCTGGCCTATGTGCCGCACTCGGGCGCCCGCAGCCTGTCGACGAGCCGCACCGATACGGTGGGCGTCATCCTGCCCGACCTGTTCGGCGAGTTCTTCTCGGAGCTGATCCGGGGCATGGATGTGGCCGCGCGCGCCAACGGCCTGCATCTGATCGTATCCAGCTCCCACGACGACGCCTCGGAGGCGGCCGCCGCCATCCGCTCGATGCGCGGTCGCGTCGACGGGCTGATCGTTCTGTCGCCCCATCTCGATTCGGCCCACCTGGCGCAAAGCCTCGCGGGTCGCCTTCCCGTCCTGCTGATGAACGGCGGCGCCAATGACGAGGGCCGGCCCTCGATCGTCGTCGACAACGTCGGCGGCGCGGTCGCGGCGGTCGAGCATCTGCTGGGACACGGCCGTGTGCGGATCGCCCACATCGGCGGCCCTTCGGGCAACCTGGAAGCGCGCGAGCGTCAGGCCGGCTACGTCCAGGCCGTCGCCGCCGCCGGGCGCCAGCCCCAGATCGTGGCCGGAGACTTCACCCAGGCGTCCGGCCATGTCGCGACCACGGCCCTGCTGGCCGAGGGCGTGCGTCCCGACGCCATTTTCGCCGCCAACGACATGATGGCGGTGGGCGCGCTGCTGGCTCTGCAGGAAGCCGGCGTCCGCTGCCCCGAGGATATCGCCGTGGTCGGCTTCGATGACGTGCCGATTGCGGCTCTGGTTCGGCCCGCGCTGACGACCCTGCGTATCGAGATCGCCGAGACGGGCCGTCGCGCCATGGATCGGCTGGTGGCCTTGATCGCCGCCTCCAACGACCCGCAGGCGACGCCCGACGCCGCCTGCGAGACCATCCGACCCCAACTCGTCGTCCGCCAGTCTTGCGGCCGCACCCATTCCAGCACTGCCTTCAACGGAGAGACCCAATGA
- a CDS encoding GH1 family beta-glucosidase, with protein MSAKYQFPDGFLWGAATAAYQIEGSSLADGAGESIWDRFCHIPGNMKGGDTGDVACDHYNRWREDVDLMQRLGLKAYRFSVSWSRVMPDGTGRLNEAGLKFYDDLIDALIEAGIEPLCTLYHWDLPAALDDRGGWLNPDIADWFADYGQVLFERFRGRVKTWGTINEPWVIIDGGYLHGVLAPGHRSHYEAVIAGHNVLRAHGAAVRRFREVGEGRIGIVLNIEPKYPASDRPEDEAARKRAEAQMNRWFLDPLMGRGYPAELHDVYSDAMRDFPAEDYDLIATPTDWMGLNWYTRAVPENAPDAWPVRARPVKQVQHPHTETGWEVYPPAFTDTLVWLYEQTNGLPLMVTENGSAWYDPPQAIDGRIHDPMRVDYLRNHVRAVHDAIGKGVKIEGYMAWSLLDNLEWSLGYSKRFGITHVNFLTQERTIKDSGYLYAEIIQTNGACL; from the coding sequence ATGAGCGCCAAGTACCAGTTTCCCGATGGTTTCCTGTGGGGCGCGGCGACGGCGGCCTATCAGATCGAGGGTTCGTCCCTGGCGGATGGGGCGGGCGAGTCGATCTGGGACCGGTTCTGCCACATTCCCGGCAACATGAAGGGCGGCGATACCGGTGATGTCGCCTGCGACCACTACAACCGCTGGCGCGAGGACGTCGATCTGATGCAACGGCTGGGTTTGAAAGCCTACCGATTCTCCGTGAGTTGGAGCCGGGTCATGCCGGACGGCACGGGCCGGCTGAACGAGGCGGGTCTGAAGTTCTACGACGATCTGATCGACGCCTTGATCGAGGCGGGGATCGAGCCGCTCTGCACCCTCTATCACTGGGACCTGCCCGCCGCGCTGGACGATCGCGGCGGTTGGCTGAACCCCGACATCGCCGACTGGTTCGCCGATTATGGCCAGGTCCTGTTCGAACGGTTCAGAGGCCGGGTAAAGACCTGGGGCACGATCAACGAGCCCTGGGTCATCATCGACGGCGGCTATCTGCACGGCGTGCTCGCCCCCGGCCACCGGTCCCACTACGAGGCCGTCATCGCCGGCCACAACGTCCTGCGCGCTCACGGCGCCGCCGTCCGCCGCTTCCGCGAGGTCGGTGAAGGTCGAATTGGCATCGTCCTCAACATCGAGCCCAAATACCCGGCCAGCGACAGACCCGAGGACGAAGCCGCCCGCAAGCGCGCCGAGGCCCAGATGAACCGCTGGTTCCTCGACCCCCTGATGGGCCGCGGCTACCCGGCCGAACTGCACGACGTCTACAGCGACGCGATGCGCGATTTCCCGGCCGAGGACTACGACCTGATTGCCACGCCGACCGACTGGATGGGTCTGAACTGGTACACCCGCGCGGTGCCCGAGAACGCGCCTGACGCATGGCCCGTCCGCGCCCGGCCGGTGAAACAGGTCCAACATCCCCACACCGAGACGGGCTGGGAAGTCTACCCTCCCGCCTTCACCGACACCCTGGTCTGGCTGTACGAGCAGACGAACGGCCTGCCCCTGATGGTCACCGAGAACGGCTCGGCCTGGTACGACCCGCCCCAGGCCATCGACGGCCGCATCCACGACCCGATGCGCGTCGACTACCTGCGCAACCACGTCAGAGCCGTCCACGACGCCATCGGCAAGGGCGTGAAGATCGAGGGCTACATGGCCTGGTCGCTGCTCGACAATCTCGAGTGGTCGCTGGGCTATTCGAAGCGGTTCGGCATCACCCACGTCAACTTCCTGACCCAGGAGCGGACGATCAAGGACAGCGGTTATCTCTATGCCGAGATCATCCAGACGAATGGGGCCTGCCTCTAG
- a CDS encoding carboxypeptidase regulatory-like domain-containing protein has protein sequence MTRMTLRNRALGAASALAVATLLAAGAASAQTTNATIRGTVYEGDAPESGGEIVARETSTGFSYRARINADGSYALVGVRPGSYEITATTGDGQVASDVVSVGVAQAASLDLSVASSAAVAADATDVGDIVVTGRRLVEVRTPENATNVTIQQIQTLPQINRNFLNFAALAPGVRVSTNEQEVTISAGGQRAEAINAFIDGASLKSNIISGGIQGQDDSRGNPFPQAAIGEFRIITQNFKAEYEQASSAIITAVTRSGTNEFHGEVFGSYRDQEFIAPDVFTRRRGGTQPDLEVQQYGAALGGPIIQDRLHFFGSYEHKQENRAAVVNLGRQNPAYVTQFAQYIGTFATPFEEDLFFGKLSFQPAEGHLLDLSVTYRDEADTTGVGGANSFERASGLQQTTKSAQLRYQWQGDGFVNEASIDYRNYNYMPTASNFDTRGSSYRIFETGYDPFGGVPILNIGGSGSRQDITDKTLTFRDDLTFTDLEFNGSHTLKMGFKFSAQNYVVDKEFGRNPEFFFDLNGTASGSAAVPYRVQLGNRFPTVDLDNNVFGVYVQDDWQLTDKLEINLGIRWDYEDNANNVDYVTPANVLTGLNQWIASTDGGKAAGYKPSWFNVNDYISTGNNRDAFTGAFQPRIGFSYDVFGDRETVVFGGAGRYYDRVNFNFAFDEVAKGGDFTRNAFFSTTGRPAGVANGGPTDPILWNASYFTAAGLDPVLNNIPARGEAFLLKNDFDAPFTDQFNLGLRQRFGDWQTEFTLAYGKSENEFTWQYLNRCREPNAPNDGDGFGDNGGFCSPGGTNPYRTYLVSDHNKEREFTALYVKLDKNYTRESGWGLNIAYTWSDSQQNGGDDNFCFDCFSVATSPMRNSPNNEHHRIVANGILDLGAGFQLSGILTLGSGTPFNVFDGTGSRFYYRPSGAYPDRENFIIPDAFAYRNLDLRLTKSIDLWDAGEVQLYVDAINVFNFDNYSGFNGDKGTPNFGNPSSVLFPTQTFQFGARYSF, from the coding sequence ATGACCCGCATGACCCTGCGCAACCGCGCGCTGGGCGCCGCCTCGGCCTTGGCCGTGGCGACCCTGCTGGCGGCCGGCGCCGCCTCGGCCCAGACCACCAACGCCACCATCCGGGGCACGGTGTATGAGGGCGACGCCCCCGAATCCGGCGGCGAGATCGTCGCCCGCGAAACCTCGACGGGCTTCTCGTACCGCGCCCGCATCAACGCCGACGGCTCCTACGCCCTGGTCGGCGTGCGCCCGGGGTCCTACGAGATCACCGCGACGACCGGCGACGGCCAGGTCGCCTCGGACGTCGTGTCGGTCGGCGTGGCCCAGGCCGCCAGCCTGGACCTGAGCGTCGCCAGCTCGGCCGCCGTCGCCGCTGACGCCACCGACGTCGGCGACATCGTCGTGACCGGCCGTCGCCTGGTCGAGGTCCGCACGCCGGAGAACGCGACCAACGTCACGATCCAGCAGATCCAGACCCTGCCTCAGATCAACCGCAACTTCCTCAACTTCGCCGCCCTGGCTCCGGGCGTGCGCGTCTCGACCAACGAGCAGGAAGTCACCATCAGCGCCGGCGGCCAGCGGGCCGAAGCCATCAACGCCTTCATCGACGGCGCCAGCCTGAAGTCGAACATCATCTCGGGCGGCATCCAGGGCCAGGACGACAGCCGCGGCAACCCGTTCCCGCAAGCCGCCATCGGCGAGTTCCGGATCATCACCCAGAACTTCAAGGCCGAGTACGAACAGGCGTCCTCGGCCATTATCACGGCCGTGACCCGCTCGGGCACCAACGAGTTCCACGGCGAGGTCTTCGGTTCGTATCGCGACCAGGAGTTCATCGCGCCCGACGTCTTCACGCGTCGTCGCGGCGGGACCCAGCCGGATCTGGAAGTCCAGCAGTACGGCGCCGCCCTTGGCGGTCCGATCATCCAGGACCGCCTGCACTTCTTCGGCAGCTACGAGCACAAGCAGGAAAATCGTGCGGCCGTCGTCAACCTGGGCCGCCAGAACCCGGCCTATGTGACCCAGTTCGCCCAGTACATCGGCACCTTCGCCACGCCGTTCGAGGAAGACCTGTTCTTCGGCAAGCTGAGCTTCCAGCCCGCCGAAGGCCATCTGCTGGATCTGAGCGTCACCTATCGCGATGAGGCCGACACCACCGGCGTCGGCGGCGCCAACTCGTTCGAGCGCGCCTCGGGCCTGCAGCAGACCACCAAGAGCGCCCAGCTGCGCTATCAGTGGCAGGGCGACGGTTTCGTCAACGAAGCCTCGATCGACTACCGCAACTACAACTACATGCCGACCGCGTCGAACTTCGACACCCGCGGGTCCAGCTACCGCATCTTCGAGACTGGCTACGACCCCTTCGGCGGCGTGCCGATCCTGAACATCGGCGGTTCGGGCAGCCGTCAGGACATCACCGACAAGACCCTGACGTTCCGCGACGACCTGACCTTCACCGACCTGGAGTTCAACGGCTCCCACACCCTCAAGATGGGCTTCAAATTCTCGGCCCAGAACTATGTCGTCGACAAGGAGTTCGGCCGGAACCCGGAGTTCTTCTTCGACCTGAACGGCACGGCCTCGGGCAGCGCCGCGGTGCCGTACCGCGTGCAGCTGGGCAACCGCTTCCCGACCGTCGATCTCGATAACAACGTCTTCGGCGTCTATGTCCAGGACGACTGGCAGCTCACCGACAAGCTGGAGATCAACCTCGGCATCCGCTGGGACTACGAGGACAACGCCAACAACGTCGACTACGTCACGCCCGCCAACGTTCTGACAGGCCTGAACCAGTGGATCGCGTCGACCGACGGCGGCAAGGCGGCCGGCTACAAGCCCAGCTGGTTCAACGTCAACGACTACATCTCGACCGGCAACAACCGTGACGCCTTCACCGGCGCCTTCCAGCCGCGCATCGGTTTCTCCTACGATGTCTTCGGCGATCGCGAGACGGTCGTCTTCGGCGGCGCCGGTCGCTACTACGACCGCGTCAACTTCAACTTCGCCTTCGACGAAGTGGCGAAGGGCGGCGATTTCACCCGCAACGCCTTCTTCTCGACCACCGGCCGTCCGGCAGGCGTGGCGAACGGCGGCCCGACGGATCCGATCCTGTGGAACGCCAGCTACTTCACCGCTGCGGGCCTGGATCCCGTCCTGAACAACATTCCGGCGCGCGGCGAAGCCTTCCTGTTGAAGAACGACTTCGACGCTCCGTTCACCGACCAGTTCAACCTGGGCCTGCGTCAGCGTTTCGGTGACTGGCAGACCGAGTTCACCCTGGCCTACGGCAAGTCCGAGAACGAGTTCACCTGGCAGTACCTCAACCGCTGCCGCGAGCCCAACGCTCCAAACGACGGCGACGGCTTCGGCGACAACGGCGGCTTCTGCTCGCCAGGCGGCACCAACCCCTACCGCACCTATCTGGTCAGCGATCACAACAAGGAGCGCGAGTTCACCGCCCTCTACGTCAAGCTGGACAAGAACTACACGCGTGAAAGCGGCTGGGGCCTGAACATCGCCTACACCTGGTCCGACTCGCAGCAGAACGGCGGCGACGACAACTTCTGCTTCGACTGCTTCAGCGTGGCCACCTCGCCGATGCGCAACTCGCCCAACAACGAGCATCACCGCATCGTCGCCAACGGCATCCTGGACCTCGGGGCCGGCTTCCAGCTGTCGGGCATCCTGACCCTGGGTTCTGGCACGCCGTTCAACGTCTTCGACGGCACCGGCTCGCGCTTCTACTACCGTCCGTCGGGCGCCTATCCGGATCGTGAGAACTTCATCATCCCGGACGCCTTCGCCTACCGGAACCTGGACCTGCGTCTGACCAAGTCGATCGACCTGTGGGATGCCGGCGAGGTGCAGCTGTACGTGGACGCGATCAACGTCTTCAACTTCGACAACTACTCCGGGTTCAACGGCGACAAGGGCACGCCCAACTTCGGCAACCCGTCGTCGGTGCTGTTCCCGACCCAGACCTTCCAGTTTGGCGCACGCTACAGCTTCTGA